The DNA window GCGTGCATCCAAAAGGGGATATACTTGTGAAACCATATCAGTTTCTGCGATCACATTGATCATACGGGAAAGATTTTTATGCATGATCATAGGATTTGACTTCACTTTACGGATCGTAACCACTTCACTCAATGAGACCATCATACCCTGCTTATTCATTAAGTTCAATGAAGAGAGTTTGCTTTGCAATGCATCTTCATTTGATAGAGGTAATTTCTTACTGCTATTATCCAATACCAAAAATATCGGTATCTGATCGGGTGAATTTTGAGAATTCTTATGTGCGATGACCATACCTTCAAAAGCAAGGTAGATGATATTGTTTACCTGATCCACACCTAAACCGCTTCTGGCAATTTTATCTTTGTCTGGTATAAGTTCATATCTTTCATACTCTTCATCTGCCATCACATCTATATCAACCAAACCTTCTGTTTGTGATAACACATCTGCTACCTCCACAGCGAGACCTCTTATTTTTTCCAGATCATCACCATGCACTTCAACAACGATGGATGCCATGGTTGGTGGTCCGGATGGCTGCTCTATAAATTTAATGCTCGTACCCTTTGTCAAAGAGCTACATTCCTCCTGTATCTTAGGTCTTAAACGCTGTACCATAAGAAATGACGGTTCTTCACGATGATGCTTGTCCGTAAGGTTTACACATATCTCTGAAACATTTTCATTACGTTTCATACTTGTACCTTTGACCAACCCTGCATAATCAAGTGGAATACCCTGTCCTAGGAAAAGCTCTATATTCATCACTTCATCTTCTTGTTTGATAAAGTCAATTACACAGTCACTTACAGCCTTTGTCTGTTCTATAGAGGAACCTGTAGGTGTATCAATATAAATAGAAAATGTATTATCACTTTTCCCCGGTAACATTTTTGCCCGTACCAATTTAGTCGGAAACATTAAAAGTGCCAAGAAAAATGCTGCAGCAGTTAAAGTAATTACCAGTTTTTTCTTTGACTTGTTATCAAGAATATCATAAATAAAACTTTCAAATTTTTTCATTCTATTGATCCTTCTTCCTCATCCGATGCATAATCTTGACCATGCTCTGGTTTTTTCAATAACTTTAAACTCAAATAAGGCGTAAAGATATAGGCTACAAACAATGAAGCGATCAGTGCAACAGGTACATTATAGGGGATAGGTTTCATAAATGACCCCATCATCCCGCCAACAAATGCCATAGGAACCATCGTTAAGATAATAGCCAATGTTGCGATATTTGTCGGTGCACCGATCTCATCTGTTGCTTCCACTAAAAGTGCATCCATCTCTTTGTTTTCAACCCCATGGCTGTGTAAATGTCTATGAATATTTTCAATCACGATAATAGCAGCATCCACAAGTAATCCCAAGGAGAGCAAGAGTGCAAAAAGTGTGATCCTGTTCATGGTCTGCCCTGTCATCCATGCAGTAAACAGTGTGACTGCCAAAATGGCCGGTACCGTAAATGTTACAATGATAGATTCTCTCCACCCCAAAGCAAAAACCAACATTAAAGCGATGATCACGATCGTAATGATCAAGTGATGCATCAGTTCATTGACTGCCTCATTTGCCCGTACACCATAGTTTCTTGTGATCAAATACCCAATACCTAATTTTTCAAATTCTGCTTCATATTCTTTGAGCACATCCAGTACATCTTCAGCAACAAATACCGCATTGGTTCCGGCAAGTTTTGCGACGGTGAGTGTGATTTGATTTTTCTCTTCACTCATACTTTGTTGTAAGGGTGCCGGTTCATTCTCTACACTCTTTTCATGATGCTTGTCTTCTCTTAATAATATCTTTGCTGTTTGAAAGTTTTGTCTATCAACGCCCTCACTTACTTTTGCAACATCTTTGAGGTATATAGGTGACCCCATATACTGTGCCACGATCACATCCCCCACATCATCCACACTTTCAATAGCATTTTTGACACCAAAGATCACTAAGTGATTCTCTTTCGTTCTACCCTTTACATCAGGTACCGAAACAGCCAAAGATTGTACTGCCTGCATGATCTGTCCCAAAGAGAGGTGATAGGCTGAGAGTTTTCCCATGTCAACTTCGATATTATATTGTGCTTTTCTCTCACCTTTGAGTAATGTTTTAGCTACATTGTCAACAGCATTGATTTTTTGCTGGACTCTTCTGACCGTTTTAAAAAGTTCAACTTCGTCTATAGTACTTTTTGCTTTGGGATAAAATGCCACTGTCACGATAGGGATATCAATATCGATATCAAAGGGCTTGACACTTGGCTGCATAACACCCTTAGGCATAAGATCCATATTTTGCATGACTTTGTCATAGAGTTTTAAATTTGAGTCTTCCCTGTCTTCACCTATATAGTACATGACATTCACAATACCTACATTTTCCATTGCCATGCCATAGATATGTTCGATCCCATGTATTTCACGTAATTTACGTTCTAAGGGATTGATAATGATATTTTCTACCTCTTGAGGTGTAGCTCCCGGCATAGCAACGATCACAGCACCGCCGGATATAGCAATTTGAGGATCTTCTTCTCTGGGCATTGTCGTGAGCGCTATATATCCGATCAGCAGTAACATGGCACCCAGAACTATCGTTAAGGGATTACGTAAAAAACTTTTCGCAAGTCTTCCTGCTATATTGACTATTTTATACTCTTGTGTATGTTCCATCCATGCCTACTTGATCATGATTTTGGCATACATACCAGGATAAACGGAAGCACTATCCTTACGATCAAATTTCATTTTGATCTTAAATTTGTGCGTCATAGGATTTGAACTAGGTATGATCGAACTTATTTCACCCACTGTACTGAAACCGATAGAAGGTATCTCTATATCAACCTTTTTACCTAAATTGATATATTTTAATTGTGTTTCACTTAGTTCTGCTACGATACTCAACTTACTCAGATCCGTGAGTGTGACTGCTGGCATACCGGGAATTGCCATTTCACCTTCATTGAGACGTTTATCGACAATGACACCATCATTGGGTGCATGGATCTTCAAATAATTGTACTGATTCAATACTTCATCTTTCTTCGCCAAGGCTTGTTTCACCTGCTGTTCAGCAATGGTAACCATATCTTTAAGGTTTTTGGCAGAAAGTTGCAGCATTTCATATTCATACTTGGAAACCATCTTCTTCTCATAGAGTCTTTCATGTCTTGCAAGATTGGTTAGCACATTATTATATTGGTTTTCATTCATCTGTAGAGAGAGTCTCGCTTGAGAAATAGCCAGGTCCACCTGTCTCTCAGCTGACTCTATCTCTTTTGAATCGATCTCGTAAAGCAGTTGTCCCTTCTTCACAATGTCACCCTCGGATACAGCCATATTTCTTACATACCCCATGTAACGACTGGTGAGTATCTTTTGATTATCCGATATGACAGAACCGCTTAATTCGATCTCTATAGCATGTGCAGATGTAACCATCAATACCAAAACAATTAGTCTCATAAAGTGATTCATACATTTCCTCCTCTGTTCAAAATACTGTTCAGTTCAAATATCTTGGTATTACGTTCATTCTTTAACGTAAGCAACTTGAGCAATACTTCCAATTCCTTGGATTGCTTCATGAGTACATCTGAAATTGAAACAATACCCTCCTGGTATCTTGAACGGTAGTTTTCATAGACTTTTCGTGCAAAACGCAATTGTTTTTGGTAACTCTTTACATCCGCATTCCTACTTAGGATCTCCGTTTGAAGTTTTTTTACCTTCAACGCAATACCGGATTTAGCCAGTGAAACTTCATTTTGTACTTTAAGATGATTTACTTTTGCTTTTTCAAGATTTGCTGCATCAATTCCACCATTAAATATATTCCACTTCAACTGGATCCCAACGGTATAAGCATCTTTGTCTCGAAATTCATTCCACATTTCATCATCTGCACTCCCATACTCACCAAAAGCACCGACCGTAGGCAAATAATTCGCTTTTTCAACATTTACGGCCATTTCACTGATCTGCAATCCCAAGAGTGCTTTTTGTATATCTATATTATGATTTTCTACTTCTGCAGGCTCCACCTTTGGTAGTGGTGCCATATCATTGACCTTTTTGATGGAACTTACTTCTGTGTTCAATAAAAATGAAAGAAATTGATAGGCCAGGTCTTTATTGAGTTTGGCTTGGTTGTACATACTCTCTGCTTCTGCCTTACGGGCCTGAACCTCAAGCAGATCGATCTCTTGAGTATACCCCTCTTCACCCATACTTTTGACGATCACTTCCAAACGACTGATGTTTTGAATGATCTTGGAAAGGTTTACAATATAGTTCTCTACCAAAGAGATATCGTAAAATGCTTTTTTGGTCTGAAAGATCTTTTCATTGATAAGTTTTTGTGTATCCCACTGGCTCATGCGATGCATCGCTTCCGTGATACGTCCATACTCTGAGAGTTTTCCACCGGTATAGAGTGGCAGCATATAAGAGATCTTTGTCTGATAGTGGTTTCTTGCTTCCGGATAATTTAATGCTTGTGGTGGCGGTGTAAATGGATCTGCACCAGAATTGTAGTTCTCAAAGAACTCTTGTGCTCCAAAATCTCCAAACGTGGCTTCCCTGCTTTGTAACTTAAATCCAAATACATTCCCTGCGTCGTTGGAACGCATCCCTGATACAGACACATCCAATTTACCGTAATGATTCCCTTTGGCAGCAGCAGTTTCATATGCCTTCATCTGTTCATTGAAATGGGAAATTTTTAATTCCAGATTCTTATTTTTGAGCATGGCAATAGCCTGATCAATATCAAGATTATCTAAACCGGCAAATAAGGGCCAAGCCAAAAGAAAAATAAGATATTTTTTCATAAGAGAGACTCCATTTATCCAAGATTATCTTATATTATAACTAAAGTAGCACTTGATTACCACAGTCATCATAAAATAAGTTTGCATTATAACATATATAAGATGATACAATAATTAGTATACTTGAACTTCGTTATGAATGCAACAGGTTATTTGGTTAAATTGTAATCAATAGTGTATGGATAAATAAAAAGAGGAATGAAAAGAGACTAAGTGGAGAACCCACTTAGTTATTAAAGTGTTGCGTGAGCAACACTGATACATGCTTCCAAGGAAGCAAGTTGTTCAAGAAGTTCTTTCTTGACTTGACCGTCTACACGTACCACAGCCAGTGCTTGTTTCTTGCTGTCACGTCCTAATCTAAAGTCAGAGATATTCAGACCATTCTCTGCCATGATCCTACCTACATCGCCGATCACACCCGGAGTGTCTGTATTTCTGAAGAAGATCATGGTTCCTTTTGGATCAACATCCAGGATATAATCATCGATCTCGATAATACGTTGTTCAGTGTCATCAAATACTGTACCAGCGATAGAGATAGTTCCTGCTGCAGTTGTCAGTTTCACACCGACTTTATTCGTAAATCCACTGTTGTTCGGTTTTACTTCTTTGGTGATCTCTATATCACGTTCATCTGCAACGAATTCAGCATTGACGTAGTTGATCTGATCCCCTAAAGATTCTGTAAGCACACCTACCGTTGCAAATGTTCCCATAGATTCCAAATGTTCTGCAACAGGTCCAGCTGCACTTACCTTAATAGACTTCACAGCACTTTTTGTGATCTGTGCAGACAAATGACCTATCTTTTGTATCAGTTCCAGGTATGGTCTTACAAAATCAGGCAGTTCATTTTCTTTAATAGGTAAATTAAGTGCATTAGGGTATGCAATACCTTTTGCTGCCGCGATCGCATTTTCAGCTGCCTGGATCGCAATATTTTTTTGTGATTCTTTTGTATTTGCTCCAAGGTGAGGTGTTACAGTCACATTATCAAGATCAAGAAGCGGATGGTCCGTTGCTGGTTCCTTGTTAAATACATCGATACCAGCCATAGCGATCTTACCTGAAGTAAGACCCTCTAAAAGTGCATCTTCGTCATAAAGACCACCTCTCGCACAGTTAATAAGGATCACGCCATCTTTCATTTTCGCTATTTCATCCTTACCAATCATACCGATCGTCTCAGAGTTTTTAGGTGTATGGATCGTAATGATGTCACATGCTAGAATATCTTCAAAATTCTTCGTGTATCCGATATCTAGATCTGTTGCTTTACTTGGATCAATGTATGGATCATAGGCAACAATATCCATTTCAAATGCTTTCGCTCTTTTTCCTACACGTGAACCGATATTACCAAAACCAATGATACCCAATTTTTTATCTTTAAGTTCCGTACCATACCAGTCTTGTCTTCTCCATACACGATCGAGTTTAAGATTGTTATGCGCATAAGGAAAGGTTCTTACACATGATAGCATATGCGTCATTGTAAGCTCAACTGCTGCGATAGTGTTTGCTGTAGGCACATTCATTACAACAATACCCTGTTTACTAGATCCAGGGATATCTACGTTATCGACACCTACACCTGCACGTACCACTGCTGTTACTTTTTTAGCTTGTGCTAAAAATGCATCATCTACATCTGTAGAAGAACGTGTAATGGCAACATCAGCTAAAGGGATGAACTCGGCAAGGAGCTTATCTTTAGGCTCATCTGCTGCATTTATAAATTCTATTTCACTATCATTAGCGAGAATATCCAATCCATCCTGGTGGATATGGTCACAAACAACAATCGTCTTTTTTGACATCTTATAACCTTTATTTTTGTGAAATTAAAGTACCATAAAGTACGTGAGGATACGATGAATCGTATGAACCACCTACTAAAGGCAACTCAATATTAGGAATCAAAAAGAAAGAAATGTGTTTAAGTACACACTCCCTTCTTTTGAGAATTTAAAGCTTTATTCTAAGAATTATTTTTTAAACTTATCACCAAAAGCATCACCAAGAGTCATGCTGTCATCTTGCTCTAAATTAAGCTGTTCCATTGCATCTCTCTCTTCTTGACGCTCAAGTCTTTTTACAGAAACTCTGATTCTATCATTGTTAGGATCAATAAAGCTGATCACACCTTTGATCTCCTGACCTTTTTCAATCTCGTCAAATTTAAGCGGATGAAGATCTTCTGTTCTGATCAATGCATCAATATTGTCTTCAAGTGAAATAAATACACCGAAATCTTTTTTATCTTTAACAGTTCCTGTTACGATAGATCCATTTTTATGCGTTTGAGCAAATGCTTTGACCGGTGAATCTTCCAGTGCTTTTTTACTCAATGAGATCTTACCTGCATCTCTGTCAATTTTAATGATCTTCACTTCAACTTCGTCACCGACTTTAAGTTCAGATTTTGCATTCTTTGCTTTGTCCCAAGAAATTTCTTGATTGTGAAGAAGACCTTCGACTGTACCCACTTTTACGAATGCACCAAAATCAGTGATCGATGTTACTGTACCAGTCACTACATCACCCACTTTGTGTTCAGCTGTAAATGCATCCATAGGTTTTGGTAGAAGATTTTTAAGGCTCACTCTTAATCTTCTACCCTCTTTATCGATCTCGATCACTTCAACATTGATCTCTGAATTAAGTTCAAGGTAATCTTTCGGGTGCTTCACATTTTTATCCCAAGAGATCTCAGATACATGAAGGAATGCTTCAAGATCTTCACCAAGATCAACAAATACACCATAAGGTTCAATGTTAGAAACTGTAGCTGTGACTGTATCACCCACACCGATGATAGAATCAATATCAGCCCAAGGATCAGGATTTGCATCTTTAATAGAGAGTGAAAGATGTCTTTTCTTTTTATCATAGTCTAAAGCGATCACATTGACTTGGTCACCTTCAGAGAAATATTTAGATGGGTTCACTGGACCTTTATGAGAGATCTGTGAGTAGTGAACAAGACCGTCAATACCACCTACATCTACAAACATACCATAAGAAGTAATTTTCTTAATTGTACCGACTACCGGTTCTTTTTTCTCAAGAAGTTCAGCAACGATCTCATCCGTTTTTGCTTTGTCACGCTCAATCAACTCTTTTCTAGAAACAACAACTGAACCTTTATCTTTGTCTACTTTAACGATAACTGCTTTTACTTTTTTACCTGTTGGATCCACTTTTGAAGAGAGGTAAGAGAGTGTACGTGGCATGAAGAATTCTAGACCATCACAGTCCACAACATAACCACCTTTGTTTGTCTTTGTTATCACACCTTCGATGATATACTCTTGGTCTTCATCATACTCAGCGATAAATTCATTGAGTGCTGCTCTGCTTAATGCCGCTTTATGAGAAATACGGCCTCTTCCCA is part of the Sulfurovum xiamenensis genome and encodes:
- a CDS encoding efflux RND transporter permease subunit; this translates as MKKFESFIYDILDNKSKKKLVITLTAAAFFLALLMFPTKLVRAKMLPGKSDNTFSIYIDTPTGSSIEQTKAVSDCVIDFIKQEDEVMNIELFLGQGIPLDYAGLVKGTSMKRNENVSEICVNLTDKHHREEPSFLMVQRLRPKIQEECSSLTKGTSIKFIEQPSGPPTMASIVVEVHGDDLEKIRGLAVEVADVLSQTEGLVDIDVMADEEYERYELIPDKDKIARSGLGVDQVNNIIYLAFEGMVIAHKNSQNSPDQIPIFLVLDNSSKKLPLSNEDALQSKLSSLNLMNKQGMMVSLSEVVTIRKVKSNPMIMHKNLSRMINVIAETDMVSQVYPLLDARSMMLEKFEKEYIVTTAGLSTHMFDFTLEDKKTHEKFHIFWDGEMKVTLDTFRDLGAAFITALILIFLLLVIYYKSFVISGMVLLGSFLSLIGVIVGHWVANWFTSETFFLTATSLIGFIALIGISSRNSLLLIDFAKSLMEMEGIKKRRAIAIAAATRAKPIALTAVAIILGSALLAGDPVFGGLGVALISGTVAAVFVSLLFIPVLMDNAKSMDFEPVHPFEEHRNISITK
- a CDS encoding efflux RND transporter permease subunit yields the protein MEHTQEYKIVNIAGRLAKSFLRNPLTIVLGAMLLLIGYIALTTMPREEDPQIAISGGAVIVAMPGATPQEVENIIINPLERKLREIHGIEHIYGMAMENVGIVNVMYYIGEDREDSNLKLYDKVMQNMDLMPKGVMQPSVKPFDIDIDIPIVTVAFYPKAKSTIDEVELFKTVRRVQQKINAVDNVAKTLLKGERKAQYNIEVDMGKLSAYHLSLGQIMQAVQSLAVSVPDVKGRTKENHLVIFGVKNAIESVDDVGDVIVAQYMGSPIYLKDVAKVSEGVDRQNFQTAKILLREDKHHEKSVENEPAPLQQSMSEEKNQITLTVAKLAGTNAVFVAEDVLDVLKEYEAEFEKLGIGYLITRNYGVRANEAVNELMHHLIITIVIIALMLVFALGWRESIIVTFTVPAILAVTLFTAWMTGQTMNRITLFALLLSLGLLVDAAIIVIENIHRHLHSHGVENKEMDALLVEATDEIGAPTNIATLAIILTMVPMAFVGGMMGSFMKPIPYNVPVALIASLFVAYIFTPYLSLKLLKKPEHGQDYASDEEEGSIE
- a CDS encoding efflux RND transporter periplasmic adaptor subunit, encoding MNHFMRLIVLVLMVTSAHAIEIELSGSVISDNQKILTSRYMGYVRNMAVSEGDIVKKGQLLYEIDSKEIESAERQVDLAISQARLSLQMNENQYNNVLTNLARHERLYEKKMVSKYEYEMLQLSAKNLKDMVTIAEQQVKQALAKKDEVLNQYNYLKIHAPNDGVIVDKRLNEGEMAIPGMPAVTLTDLSKLSIVAELSETQLKYINLGKKVDIEIPSIGFSTVGEISSIIPSSNPMTHKFKIKMKFDRKDSASVYPGMYAKIMIK
- a CDS encoding TolC family protein, coding for MKKYLIFLLAWPLFAGLDNLDIDQAIAMLKNKNLELKISHFNEQMKAYETAAAKGNHYGKLDVSVSGMRSNDAGNVFGFKLQSREATFGDFGAQEFFENYNSGADPFTPPPQALNYPEARNHYQTKISYMLPLYTGGKLSEYGRITEAMHRMSQWDTQKLINEKIFQTKKAFYDISLVENYIVNLSKIIQNISRLEVIVKSMGEEGYTQEIDLLEVQARKAEAESMYNQAKLNKDLAYQFLSFLLNTEVSSIKKVNDMAPLPKVEPAEVENHNIDIQKALLGLQISEMAVNVEKANYLPTVGAFGEYGSADDEMWNEFRDKDAYTVGIQLKWNIFNGGIDAANLEKAKVNHLKVQNEVSLAKSGIALKVKKLQTEILSRNADVKSYQKQLRFARKVYENYRSRYQEGIVSISDVLMKQSKELEVLLKLLTLKNERNTKIFELNSILNRGGNV
- the serA gene encoding phosphoglycerate dehydrogenase, which gives rise to MSKKTIVVCDHIHQDGLDILANDSEIEFINAADEPKDKLLAEFIPLADVAITRSSTDVDDAFLAQAKKVTAVVRAGVGVDNVDIPGSSKQGIVVMNVPTANTIAAVELTMTHMLSCVRTFPYAHNNLKLDRVWRRQDWYGTELKDKKLGIIGFGNIGSRVGKRAKAFEMDIVAYDPYIDPSKATDLDIGYTKNFEDILACDIITIHTPKNSETIGMIGKDEIAKMKDGVILINCARGGLYDEDALLEGLTSGKIAMAGIDVFNKEPATDHPLLDLDNVTVTPHLGANTKESQKNIAIQAAENAIAAAKGIAYPNALNLPIKENELPDFVRPYLELIQKIGHLSAQITKSAVKSIKVSAAGPVAEHLESMGTFATVGVLTESLGDQINYVNAEFVADERDIEITKEVKPNNSGFTNKVGVKLTTAAGTISIAGTVFDDTEQRIIEIDDYILDVDPKGTMIFFRNTDTPGVIGDVGRIMAENGLNISDFRLGRDSKKQALAVVRVDGQVKKELLEQLASLEACISVAHATL
- a CDS encoding 30S ribosomal protein S1; this translates as MKFEDIEIEDVDFEAMLEESFKKSESKSDLVTGTVVKIDEKDNISVVDIGGGRDATLALDELRDEEGNLAFNVGDTIDVVNLGRGRISHKAALSRAALNEFIAEYDEDQEYIIEGVITKTNKGGYVVDCDGLEFFMPRTLSYLSSKVDPTGKKVKAVIVKVDKDKGSVVVSRKELIERDKAKTDEIVAELLEKKEPVVGTIKKITSYGMFVDVGGIDGLVHYSQISHKGPVNPSKYFSEGDQVNVIALDYDKKKRHLSLSIKDANPDPWADIDSIIGVGDTVTATVSNIEPYGVFVDLGEDLEAFLHVSEISWDKNVKHPKDYLELNSEINVEVIEIDKEGRRLRVSLKNLLPKPMDAFTAEHKVGDVVTGTVTSITDFGAFVKVGTVEGLLHNQEISWDKAKNAKSELKVGDEVEVKIIKIDRDAGKISLSKKALEDSPVKAFAQTHKNGSIVTGTVKDKKDFGVFISLEDNIDALIRTEDLHPLKFDEIEKGQEIKGVISFIDPNNDRIRVSVKRLERQEERDAMEQLNLEQDDSMTLGDAFGDKFKK